One genomic segment of Jaculus jaculus isolate mJacJac1 chromosome 2, mJacJac1.mat.Y.cur, whole genome shotgun sequence includes these proteins:
- the Azin1 gene encoding antizyme inhibitor 1 isoform X1, whose translation MKGFIDDANYSVGLLDEGTNLGNVIDNYVYEHTLTGKSAFFVGDLGKIVKKHSQWQNVVAQIKPFYTVKCNSTPAVLEILAALGTGFACSSKNEMVLVQELGVSPENIIYISPCKQVSQIKYAARVGVNIMTCDSEIELKKIARNHPNAKVLLHIATEDNIGGEDGNMKFGTTLKNCRHLLECAKELDVQIIGVKFHVSSACKESQVYVHALSDARCVFDMAGEFGFTMNMLDIGGGFTGTEFQLEEVNHIISPLLDIYFPEGSGIKIISEPGSYFVSSAFTLAVNIIAKKVVENDKFSSGEKTGSDEPVFVYYMNDGVYGSFASKLSEDLNTIPEVHKKYKEDEPLFTSSLWGPTCDELDQIVESCLLPELDVGDWLIFDNMGADSFHEPSAFNDVQRPAIYYMMSFSDWYEMQDAGITSDTMMKNFFFAPSCIQLSQEDSFSTEA comes from the exons ATGAAAGGATTTATTGACGATGCAAACTACTCCGTTGGCCTGTTGGATGAAGGAACAAACCTTGGAAATGTTATTGATAACTATGTATATGAACATACCCTG ACAGGGAAGAGTGCATTTTTTGTGGGAGATCTTGGGAAGATTGTGAAGAAACACAGtcagtggcagaatgtggtggcccAGATAAAGCCATTTTACACAGTGAAGTGCAACTCTACTCCAGCTGTACTTGAGATTTTGGCAGCTCTTGGAACTGGATTTGCTTGCTCCAGCAAA AATGAAATGGTTTTAGTGCAAGAATTGGGTGTTTCTCCAGAAAACATTATTTACATAAGTCCTTGCAAGCAAGTTTCTCAGATAAAGTATGCAGCAAGAGTTGGAGTGAATATTATGACATGTGACAGTGAAATTGAATTGAAGAAAATTGCACGAAATCACCCAAATGCCAA GGTCTTACTCCATATTGCAACAGAAGATAATATTGGAGGTGAAGATGGTAACATGAAGTTTGGCACTACACTGAAGAACTGTAGGCATCTTTTGGAATGTGCTAAGGAACTTGATGTCCAAATAATTGGGGTTAA atttcatgTTTCAAGTGCTTGCAAAGAATCTCAAGTATACGTACATGCTCTGTCTGATGCTCGTTGTGTGTTTGACATGGCT gGAGAATTTGGCTTTACAATGAACATGTTAGACATTGGTGGAGGCTTCACAGGAACTGAATTTCAATTGGAAGAG GTTAATCACATTATCAGCCCACTGTTGGATATCTACTTTCCTGAAGGTTCTGGTATTAAGATAATTTCAGAACCTGGAAGCTATTTTGTGTCTTCTGCATTTACACTTGCAGTTAATATTATTGCTAAGAAAGTTGTTGAAAACGATAAATTTTCCTCTGGAG AAAAAACCGGGAGTGATGAACCAGTCTTCGTGTATTACATGAATGATGGTGTTTATGGTTCTTTTGCAAGTAAACTTTCTGAGGACTTAAATACCATTCCAGAGGTTCACAAG AAATACAAGGAGGATGAGCCTTTGTTTACAAGCAGCCTTTGGGGTCCAACCTGTGATGAGCTTGATCAAATTGTGGAAAGTTGTCTTCTTCCTGAGCTGGATGTGGGAGACTGGCTTATCTTTGATAACATGGGAGCAGATTCTTTCCATGAGCCATCTGCTTTTAATGATGTCCAGAGGCCAGCTATTTATTACATGATGTCATTCAGTGATTG
- the Azin1 gene encoding antizyme inhibitor 1 (The RefSeq protein has 1 substitution compared to this genomic sequence) produces the protein MKGFIDDANYSVGLLDEGTNLGNVIDNYVYEHTLTGKSAFFVGDLGKIVKKHSQWQNVVAQIKPFYTVKCNSTPAVLEILAALGTGFACSSKNEMVLVQELGVSPENIIYISPCKQVSQIKYAARVGVNIMTCDSEIELKKIARNHPNAKVLLHIATEDNIGGEDGNMKFGTTLKNCRHLLECAKELDVQIIGVKFHVSSACKESQVYVHALSDARCVFDMAGEFGFTMNMLDIGGGFTGTEFQLEEVNHIISPLLDIYFPEGSGIKIISEPGSYFVSSAFTLAVNIIAKKVVENDKFSSGVEKTGSDEPVFVYYMNDGVYGSFASKLSEDLNTIPEVHKKYKEDEPLFTSSLWGPTCDELDQIVESCLLPELDVGDWLIFDNMGADSFHEPSAFNDVQRPTIYYMMSFSDWYEMQDAGITSDTMMKNFFFAPSCIQLSQEDSFSTEA, from the exons ATGAAAGGATTTATTGACGATGCAAACTACTCCGTTGGCCTGTTGGATGAAGGAACAAACCTTGGAAATGTTATTGATAACTATGTATATGAACATACCCTG ACAGGGAAGAGTGCATTTTTTGTGGGAGATCTTGGGAAGATTGTGAAGAAACACAGtcagtggcagaatgtggtggcccAGATAAAGCCATTTTACACAGTGAAGTGCAACTCTACTCCAGCTGTACTTGAGATTTTGGCAGCTCTTGGAACTGGATTTGCTTGCTCCAGCAAA AATGAAATGGTTTTAGTGCAAGAATTGGGTGTTTCTCCAGAAAACATTATTTACATAAGTCCTTGCAAGCAAGTTTCTCAGATAAAGTATGCAGCAAGAGTTGGAGTGAATATTATGACATGTGACAGTGAAATTGAATTGAAGAAAATTGCACGAAATCACCCAAATGCCAA GGTCTTACTCCATATTGCAACAGAAGATAATATTGGAGGTGAAGATGGTAACATGAAGTTTGGCACTACACTGAAGAACTGTAGGCATCTTTTGGAATGTGCTAAGGAACTTGATGTCCAAATAATTGGGGTTAA atttcatgTTTCAAGTGCTTGCAAAGAATCTCAAGTATACGTACATGCTCTGTCTGATGCTCGTTGTGTGTTTGACATGGCT gGAGAATTTGGCTTTACAATGAACATGTTAGACATTGGTGGAGGCTTCACAGGAACTGAATTTCAATTGGAAGAG GTTAATCACATTATCAGCCCACTGTTGGATATCTACTTTCCTGAAGGTTCTGGTATTAAGATAATTTCAGAACCTGGAAGCTATTTTGTGTCTTCTGCATTTACACTTGCAGTTAATATTATTGCTAAGAAAGTTGTTGAAAACGATAAATTTTCCTCTGGAG TAGAAAAAACCGGGAGTGATGAACCAGTCTTCGTGTATTACATGAATGATGGTGTTTATGGTTCTTTTGCAAGTAAACTTTCTGAGGACTTAAATACCATTCCAGAGGTTCACAAG AAATACAAGGAGGATGAGCCTTTGTTTACAAGCAGCCTTTGGGGTCCAACCTGTGATGAGCTTGATCAAATTGTGGAAAGTTGTCTTCTTCCTGAGCTGGATGTGGGAGACTGGCTTATCTTTGATAACATGGGAGCAGATTCTTTCCATGAGCCATCTGCTTTTAATGATGTCCAGAGGCCAGCTATTTATTACATGATGTCATTCAGTGATTG